Proteins encoded in a region of the Elizabethkingia bruuniana genome:
- a CDS encoding GH92 family glycosyl hydrolase has translation MRKKIIVTVLSLCSYLSFGQDLKPVDYVNTLMGTQSKHSLSNGNTYPAVGLPWGMNLWTPQTGKMGDGWAYTYDADKIKGFKQTHQPSPWMNDYGAFAIMPGVGKPKFKEDERASWFSHKAEVATPYSYSVYLADADVTTELTPTERAAYFKFDFPKTDSAYVVIDALDKGSYIKILPKEKKIIGYTTRYAAGKYENFKNYFVVQFDKDFDLTSAWKDNALVNNQLEITSNHAGAIVGFKLKAKESVYAKVASSFISFDQAEINLKREIGNQSFVQVKNNAKDIWSKTLGKIEVKGGTDEQYRTFYSAMYRTLFFPQKLYEIDAQNKIKHWSPYNGKILDGRMFAGTGFWDTFRALYPFLNLVYPSINVEMQEGLANAFKEGGFLPEWSSPGFADVMIGNNSASVVADAYIKGLRGYDIETLWKAVVHGANNEGPMDAVGRRGVSYYNSLGYVPYDVQINENAARTLEYAYDDFAIYQLGKALGKPESEIGIFKKRAYNYKNVFDTSTGMMRGKNKDGKFQSPFNPFKWGDAFTEGNSWHYTWSVFQDIDGLSKLIGGKKKFEAKLDEVFSLPPVFDDSYYGSVIHEIREMQIMNMGQYAHGNQPIQHMIYLYNYAGAPYKTQYWTRQVINKLYKPTPDGYCGDEDNGQTSAWYVFSALGFYPVTPATNQYVLGAPLFKEATIHLENGKKIEIKAPQNSQENIYVESLKVNNQPYSKNWLNHQELMKGAVLNFDMKAQPNKERGSQEKDFPYSMSTEKL, from the coding sequence ATGAGAAAAAAAATTATTGTAACTGTTTTATCACTTTGCAGTTATCTCTCCTTTGGGCAAGATCTTAAACCTGTAGATTATGTAAATACCCTGATGGGTACACAGTCTAAACATTCTCTGTCCAACGGAAATACATATCCGGCAGTCGGCTTGCCATGGGGGATGAATCTATGGACACCACAAACCGGAAAAATGGGTGACGGCTGGGCTTACACTTATGATGCAGATAAAATAAAAGGCTTCAAACAAACTCACCAGCCATCACCGTGGATGAATGATTATGGTGCATTTGCCATAATGCCGGGAGTTGGTAAGCCGAAATTCAAAGAAGATGAACGAGCCAGCTGGTTTAGTCATAAAGCTGAGGTTGCAACACCTTATTCCTATAGCGTGTATCTGGCGGATGCAGATGTAACTACAGAACTTACACCGACAGAAAGAGCTGCTTATTTTAAGTTCGATTTTCCTAAAACAGATAGTGCATACGTAGTAATTGACGCACTAGACAAAGGATCGTATATCAAAATACTTCCTAAGGAAAAGAAAATTATTGGGTATACAACCAGGTATGCAGCAGGTAAATACGAAAATTTCAAAAATTACTTTGTTGTTCAGTTTGATAAAGATTTCGATCTGACATCAGCATGGAAGGATAATGCACTGGTGAATAATCAGTTGGAGATTACAAGCAATCATGCAGGAGCGATTGTAGGTTTTAAACTTAAGGCAAAGGAGTCCGTTTATGCTAAGGTAGCATCATCCTTTATTAGCTTTGATCAAGCTGAAATTAACTTGAAAAGAGAAATCGGGAATCAGTCTTTTGTTCAGGTAAAAAATAATGCTAAAGATATCTGGAGCAAAACATTGGGTAAAATTGAGGTGAAAGGCGGAACAGATGAACAATACAGAACGTTTTATTCTGCGATGTACCGTACTTTATTTTTCCCACAAAAGCTTTATGAAATAGACGCTCAGAATAAAATAAAACACTGGAGCCCTTATAACGGTAAGATATTAGACGGAAGAATGTTCGCAGGAACAGGTTTCTGGGATACCTTCCGTGCTTTGTATCCGTTTCTGAATCTGGTGTATCCAAGCATTAATGTAGAGATGCAGGAAGGGCTGGCTAATGCCTTTAAAGAAGGAGGTTTTCTTCCGGAATGGAGCAGTCCGGGATTTGCAGATGTAATGATTGGTAATAACTCTGCTTCTGTGGTTGCAGACGCTTACATCAAAGGACTTAGAGGTTATGATATTGAAACATTGTGGAAAGCTGTTGTTCATGGTGCTAATAATGAAGGGCCTATGGATGCTGTCGGAAGAAGAGGCGTTTCTTACTACAACTCTTTAGGTTATGTTCCTTATGATGTTCAGATTAATGAAAATGCTGCACGTACACTGGAATATGCTTATGATGACTTTGCAATTTATCAGTTAGGAAAAGCGCTTGGAAAGCCTGAGTCTGAAATCGGAATTTTTAAGAAAAGAGCTTATAACTATAAAAATGTTTTTGACACCTCTACCGGAATGATGAGAGGTAAGAATAAAGACGGAAAATTTCAGTCTCCTTTTAATCCGTTTAAATGGGGTGATGCTTTTACAGAAGGTAACAGTTGGCATTATACCTGGTCAGTATTTCAGGATATTGACGGATTATCTAAGTTAATAGGAGGCAAAAAGAAATTTGAAGCAAAATTGGATGAGGTATTTTCGTTACCACCAGTTTTTGATGATTCTTATTACGGATCTGTAATTCACGAAATCCGTGAGATGCAAATTATGAATATGGGGCAATATGCACATGGTAATCAGCCAATTCAGCATATGATCTATTTGTATAACTATGCAGGTGCTCCTTATAAAACACAATACTGGACACGTCAGGTGATTAACAAATTGTATAAACCTACACCAGACGGATATTGTGGAGATGAAGATAATGGGCAAACGTCGGCGTGGTACGTGTTTTCGGCCTTGGGCTTTTATCCGGTAACACCGGCTACCAATCAGTATGTTTTGGGAGCTCCACTGTTCAAAGAAGCAACTATTCACTTGGAGAATGGTAAGAAAATTGAAATTAAGGCACCACAAAACAGCCAGGAAAATATATATGTGGAATCTTTAAAGGTAAATAACCAGCCATATTCTAAAAACTGGTTGAATCACCAGGAATTAATGAAAGGAGCGGTATTGAATTTTGATATGAAAGCACAGCCTAACAAAGAAAGAGGTTCACAGGAAAAAGATTTTCCTTACTCTATGTCAACAGAAAAATTATAA
- a CDS encoding ROK family protein, with protein MQNIVGIDIGGSHITLAQVDPEKHEIITSTYVRERVDSFADPETIFHAWVSGIEKAIGDLRKEELLIGIAMPGPFDYENGVSLMLQGKFRSIYEVNIKEELARRLEINKNQIHFINDAAAFLEGEVFGGCVQGHGRIFGVTLGTGLGTTFYNGTVATDEDLWNSPFHESICEDYLATRWFVNRYAELTGETITGAKDLLDKPEELRNKMFDEYADSFAEFILKYVKYYDPEVLVIGGNISKAYPYFSERLNHILEDNHIELKIEISEIFEDAAILGAASYALKMKN; from the coding sequence ATGCAAAATATAGTTGGCATAGACATAGGCGGATCACATATTACCTTAGCACAGGTAGATCCTGAGAAACATGAAATTATTACTTCTACTTATGTCCGCGAGCGTGTAGACTCTTTCGCAGATCCTGAAACAATTTTCCATGCCTGGGTTTCTGGTATTGAAAAAGCTATAGGAGATTTAAGAAAAGAGGAATTACTTATTGGTATCGCTATGCCAGGACCTTTCGATTACGAAAATGGTGTTTCATTGATGTTACAAGGAAAATTTCGTTCCATATATGAAGTGAACATCAAAGAAGAACTGGCACGCCGTCTGGAAATAAATAAAAATCAGATTCATTTCATCAATGATGCTGCTGCTTTTCTGGAAGGAGAAGTATTTGGTGGCTGTGTGCAGGGGCACGGAAGAATTTTTGGTGTTACACTTGGGACAGGTTTGGGAACTACCTTTTATAACGGAACTGTAGCTACTGATGAAGATTTGTGGAATTCACCTTTTCATGAGAGTATCTGTGAAGATTACCTTGCGACAAGATGGTTTGTTAATCGTTATGCGGAACTAACAGGTGAAACAATTACAGGAGCTAAAGACTTACTGGATAAGCCAGAGGAGCTTCGAAACAAAATGTTCGATGAATATGCAGATTCTTTTGCAGAATTTATACTGAAATATGTAAAATATTATGACCCTGAAGTTTTAGTGATCGGAGGAAATATCTCTAAGGCATATCCTTATTTTTCTGAACGTTTAAATCATATTCTTGAGGATAACCATATAGAATTGAAAATTGAAATATCCGAAATTTTTGAAGATGCAGCAATTCTAGGAGCAGCAAGTTATGCTTTGAAAATGAAAAACTAA
- the lnt gene encoding apolipoprotein N-acyltransferase: MLKYLSLSVLSGLLFAISWPAHGIPVFIFIAFVPLMLLEHHLTNFSTVKRKKLAVFGFSFLSFFIWNILTTWWLFNSLMPDGSHSIIAVAVPTLLNSTMMSLVFLFYHVYKKRIGTYLGLVFFVALWICFEKLHTSWELSWPWLTLGNAFAGWHQWVQWYDTTGVFGGSLWILTANVAAYYTYRLFQVTRKRKELIKNTAIFLAIILIPLSLSLVKYNQIKLTSDKTVNAVLLQPELDPYAEKYSKDSITIVNELLDIAKKNAKGKVDFFIAPETAIPGSGGLSENGFAYSHVLNRIQDFTKQYPQSVFLTGASTYKVYLSEDKASETAYLVGNVGVWVDSYNTALQIVPGQKIETYHKGKLVPGVESFPYITVLKPLLGEAMLNFGGTIASLGSDKERKVFSNPYNTAKVAPIICYESVYGEYVTEYVKNGANLLAIMTNDSWWGYSPGHRQLLALAKLRAIETRKEVVRAANSGTSAHINVRGDVVENLPYGAQGAIQVKAGIFEGETPYVKYGDVIYRIALFVFGFLFIYFWSQIYLSSKNKVKK; the protein is encoded by the coding sequence ATGCTTAAATATTTATCCCTATCCGTACTTAGCGGATTGTTGTTCGCAATATCGTGGCCCGCTCACGGAATACCTGTATTTATATTCATTGCTTTTGTTCCACTCATGCTGCTGGAGCATCATCTTACTAACTTTAGTACAGTAAAAAGGAAAAAACTTGCAGTATTTGGATTTAGCTTTCTAAGCTTTTTCATCTGGAATATACTTACTACATGGTGGTTATTCAATTCTCTAATGCCGGACGGTAGTCATTCCATTATAGCTGTAGCGGTGCCTACATTGCTTAATTCTACAATGATGTCGCTGGTATTTCTGTTCTATCATGTTTACAAAAAAAGGATAGGAACTTATCTGGGGTTGGTATTTTTTGTAGCCTTATGGATTTGTTTTGAGAAACTTCACACAAGCTGGGAACTCAGCTGGCCATGGCTTACACTTGGAAATGCATTTGCAGGCTGGCATCAGTGGGTCCAGTGGTATGATACAACAGGTGTCTTCGGAGGCTCTTTATGGATTCTGACAGCCAATGTTGCTGCTTACTATACTTACAGACTTTTCCAGGTAACCAGAAAGAGAAAGGAACTCATAAAAAATACAGCGATTTTCTTGGCCATTATATTAATCCCGCTGAGTTTATCTCTGGTAAAATATAATCAGATAAAACTGACTTCTGATAAAACGGTCAATGCAGTCTTGTTACAGCCTGAACTTGACCCTTATGCAGAAAAATACAGCAAGGATAGTATTACTATTGTAAATGAATTATTGGATATAGCCAAAAAGAATGCAAAAGGAAAAGTAGACTTCTTTATTGCTCCCGAAACCGCAATTCCAGGTTCCGGAGGACTTAGTGAAAATGGCTTTGCCTATAGTCATGTTCTGAACAGGATACAGGATTTTACAAAACAATATCCGCAGTCGGTATTCCTGACAGGAGCTTCAACTTATAAAGTTTACTTAAGTGAGGATAAAGCTTCTGAAACAGCTTATCTGGTAGGAAATGTTGGTGTGTGGGTAGATAGTTATAATACGGCATTGCAGATTGTTCCGGGACAAAAGATAGAAACTTATCATAAAGGTAAACTCGTACCTGGTGTTGAAAGTTTCCCCTATATCACAGTACTAAAACCTTTGTTGGGTGAGGCTATGCTAAACTTTGGCGGAACAATAGCATCATTGGGAAGTGATAAAGAAAGAAAAGTATTTTCCAACCCATATAATACGGCTAAGGTAGCGCCGATTATTTGTTATGAGAGCGTTTATGGAGAGTATGTAACAGAATATGTAAAGAATGGAGCTAATCTTTTGGCAATTATGACCAATGACTCCTGGTGGGGATATTCACCTGGTCACCGACAGTTATTGGCTCTGGCAAAACTAAGAGCAATAGAAACGCGTAAAGAAGTTGTGCGTGCAGCTAATAGCGGTACAAGTGCCCATATCAATGTAAGGGGAGATGTTGTAGAGAATCTTCCTTACGGTGCTCAGGGAGCAATTCAGGTGAAGGCAGGGATTTTTGAAGGAGAAACGCCTTATGTGAAATACGGAGATGTAATTTATAGAATAGCATTATTTGTATTTGGTTTTCTGTTTATCTATTTTTGGTCTCAAATCTATTTATCAAGTAAAAATAAAGTCAAGAAATAA
- a CDS encoding LLM class flavin-dependent oxidoreductase has product MTLQKLRYSLLDLAYIAQGNTIKQTLNNSLDLARYVEKLGYTRFWLAEHHNMVSIASSATSVLIGYIAEGTNTIRVGSGGVMLPNHSSLIIAEQFGTLESLYPGRIDLGVGRAPGTDGYTAMALGRNPQVINEQFPRQISELHTYFSEENKNGQVRAIPGEGLDIPVYILGSSTDSAWLAAELGLPYAFAGHFAPDQMGMAFKIYRENYKPSDRFPKPYIIAATNIIAADTDEEAEYLSTTLYQAFVNLVRNDRKPAQPPVKDMDTIWSPMEAMQVRRMLSQSIIGSKETIQRKLKDFLEIYQIDELMAVTNVYDHKARLRSYEILKEAITG; this is encoded by the coding sequence ATGACTTTACAAAAATTAAGATACTCATTATTGGATCTGGCGTATATAGCACAGGGCAATACAATTAAGCAAACGCTAAATAACTCACTGGATTTGGCCAGATATGTAGAGAAATTGGGATATACCCGTTTCTGGCTGGCGGAACACCATAATATGGTAAGTATTGCCAGTTCGGCAACTTCTGTGTTGATCGGTTATATTGCTGAGGGGACCAATACTATTCGTGTAGGCTCCGGAGGCGTAATGTTACCTAATCATAGTTCGTTGATTATAGCAGAGCAATTTGGGACATTGGAGTCCTTGTATCCGGGAAGAATAGATCTGGGAGTCGGGCGTGCACCCGGAACAGATGGCTATACCGCTATGGCACTGGGGCGAAATCCCCAGGTTATCAATGAGCAGTTTCCGAGACAGATTTCTGAACTGCATACTTATTTCTCGGAAGAAAATAAAAATGGACAGGTAAGAGCCATTCCGGGAGAAGGGCTGGATATTCCTGTTTATATATTAGGGTCCAGTACAGATAGTGCATGGCTGGCTGCGGAATTAGGTTTGCCTTATGCATTTGCCGGACATTTTGCTCCCGATCAGATGGGTATGGCATTTAAGATTTACCGGGAGAACTATAAACCTTCGGATAGATTTCCGAAACCATATATTATTGCAGCAACTAATATCATTGCAGCAGATACAGATGAAGAAGCTGAATATTTGTCTACAACTTTATATCAGGCATTTGTTAACCTCGTCCGGAATGACAGGAAGCCGGCTCAGCCACCAGTTAAAGATATGGATACAATCTGGTCGCCTATGGAAGCAATGCAGGTTCGCCGAATGCTTTCTCAAAGTATTATAGGGAGTAAAGAAACGATTCAGCGAAAACTGAAAGATTTCCTTGAAATATACCAGATAGATGAGTTAATGGCTGTTACCAATGTTTATGATCATAAAGCAAGGCTCAGGTCTTATGAAATTCTGAAAGAAGCAATTACAGGCTAA